TGGGATTGTTGATATGATGTCCCATATTTTTGAGCAATATTTTAACGAAGCGACAAATACACCCATTCAAGATGAAATGTGTGAAGGTGTTTTGCGTGCGATTATTGAAGCGGCACCAAAACTTGTAGAGGACTTAGACAACTATGAATTAAGAAAAACGATTCTTTTAGCAGGTACATTAGGGTTAAATGGATTTTTACGTCTTGGTTATCAAGGAGACTGGGCAACGCATGAAATTGAACATGCTGTTTCAGCAGTATACGATATTCCGCATGCCGGTGGGCTCGCAATATTATTCCCACATTGGATGCGTTACAATGTACATGTTAATCCAAATCGTTTTGCGAAATTCGCAAAAAATGTTTTTGGTGTGAACCCTGAAGGAAAAACAACAGAAGAAGTTGCATTTGAAGGGATTAACCGTTTAAGCGCATTTTGGTCTTCCATCGGGGCACCTGAAACGCTAAAGTATTATGGAATAGATGATTCGAAAATAAGTATAATGGCTGAAAAAGCAACAGTGAACGGTAAAATAGGGCGTTTTAATAAAATTGGTAAAGAAGATGTGGAAGAGATTTTACGAGCTTCATTATAAAACGTGTGCGTCGCGCTTGAAATTAGCGTGACGCAACTGTTTTATTCAGGGAACTTCGAAGAGTTATCGTTCATGTTGATTTTGTTTGATTCTGTCCAAGTACGTACACCATCATCTTCATCAAAAGAAATGATAACATCTTGAACTCCTTTTTGATTTAGGATAATTTTCATAAGTCTATCCCGAATGTCATCGACGTAAGCAACCGTATGAGAAGGGGCTACCTCTAAAACGACCTCGACGTGTAGGAATTCACCTTCTTTTACAACCTCCAAACGTTGAATATCTTTGACATCATCGTCTGCTGCAACAATATGCGCAATATGGTCAAGCATTTCCTCGTCTGTTTCTCCAATTGCACCTCTCGCATTTTCCATAAATATTTTTCCGACAACGTAGAACATCATTAAACCTATTAATATAGAAGCGATGCCTTCTGCTGCTAATAAGCCGAAAAAGTGAGCGATTAGAACAGCGATAAAAGCAAGTACGCCTCCTAAAGTAGCGACGAGGTCTTCCATAAAAACTAATTTTGTTGGCGGTTTTGCTTTATTTAAATGTTTAAAGCTAGTCGTAATAGGCGCAAGCCCACCTTTATCAATCCCAACCTCATGTAAAATTTCCTTCCCGGCTTTATAAAGCACAACGAATTCCAAGATAATCGCAATACCAAGTACAGAGAGATTGATGAGGAACCCACTCGACTCAGTAGGGTTAAGAATATGATGCCAACCTTCTTTTATGGCTTCATAAGACATAATCGCTACGACAATCACAGCGCCAAGACAAACTAAGTTCACGACTCGACCAAAACCGTTCGGGAATTTAGGTGTAGGCGCTTTTTTTGATAAAGCTGATCCAATAAAAACGAAATATTGATTGGCGGCGTCTCCAAGTGAGTGCATAGTTTCCGCGAACATGGCAACATTCCCTGTAAAGAAAAACGCGACACCTTTTAAAGTGGCGATAATTGTGTTGACAATGGCTGCTAATAAGGAAGGTTTATTTCCTTCTTTCAAAAGTTGTAAAATGTCCTTCATCCTAATCTAATCCTCCATTATGAAAAGAAATCTATTTCAACTGAATGTACATAGGGTAGCTGTATTAATTCTTGATATAGTTGTGATGTTGTTTTTTTAGGCACGGTTGAGATGCGAAAAAATAGTTTATGACTTACGTATTCATTTAATAACATTTGTTTAATTCTTAAGTTCTCGATAACCATCTTGTCGGATTCGAGGTATTGAATAAGTTTATCGATATTTTCACTATCTAATAAGATGATTGTAAATGCGGCTTCTTTTTGTCGAAGTCTTTTCGGACCAAGTTTTGATAAAATAGGCGCAAGTACTTCAATTACTAGCATGACACTCAATACTGCAAATGATGCTTCTATATAGAAGCCAGCACCAACTGCAATCCCAATGCTTGCCGCTCCCCAAATCATCGCGGCCGTCGTGAGACCCGTGATATTGTCATTATCCTTTCGTAATATTGCCCCAGCACCAAGAAATCCGACACCACTTACGATTTGTGCAGCCAAACGAAGAGGGTCCATCGTAACGTTAATGTCAGTTCGTGCTGGAACGAGATAAGCAGCTTCAATAGAAATAATCGTGAGCAGACAACTAAATGTTGCGATGACAGCACTCGTTTTAAACCCAATTGGCTTCTTCTTAATTTCTCTTTCAACACCGATGATTAAACTTAAACCTAAAGCGATGATAATTTTGAATAGTGCTTCAGGATATACCGTTTCACTAATAAGCCCTAACATCCTCAATACCCCTTTCACATGTTATAGTTTCTTCTTAAATCTAAAATGGTATACTAGTTATCGTATTTCCGAATATAAGGAAAAACTAACATGATTTTTGAAGGAGAAGTGTTTTTTATGGAAAGACCTGCAATTCATCCTTATATCCCAATTGTAATAGGTGTGATTTCAGTCGCACTTTCAGCCATCTTTGTAAAATTATCTACAGCGGATGCCGGAGTTATTGCATTTTATAGGATGTTATTTTCTGTACTATTAATGTTGCCCGTATTTCTATTGAAATATAGATGGGAAGTTTCATTTTTTAAACGAAAAGACTGGGTATATTCTTTAATCGCTGGTATATTCTTAGCATTCCATTTTATTTTTTGGTTTGAATCACTAAACTATACATCGGTGGCAAGTTCAACAGTACTTGTTACGTTGCAACCTATCTTTGCTTTTGCCGGTACATATTTTTTCTTTAAAGAAAAAGTCTCATTTAAAGCGATATTGTCTGCTGTCGTTGCAATTTCAGGTAGTGTCATTATTAGTTGGGGAGATTTTAAGGTTAGTGGTACTGCATTATATGGCGATATATTAGCGCTCATCGGTTGTGCGTTCATCACTGCTTATCTTTTATTCGGTCAAGATGTAAGAAAAAGAATCTCTCTTATTACTTATACGTTTATTGTCTACTCAATCAGTACAATAACTCTCTTCATATATGTAATTATTAAAGGAGAATCATTAGGACCTCATCCAAGTGCGGATTGGTTTTGGTTTATTATGCTTGCACTTATACCAAACCTATTAGGTCATACGTTATTTAACTGGGCTTTGAAGTGGGTCAGTACGAATGTAATCTCTATTGCAATCCTTTTAGAACCTGTCGGCGCCTCTATTTTAGCTTATTATGTATTCCACGAAACGCTAAGTGGTAGCCAAATTACTGGTGGAATCGTTGTTATAATGGGGATCTTGTTGTTTATCGTCGACCCTCGAATGTTTAGAAAACTTAAACTTCATAAAAAGACTTGATTTATATTTGCTGTTTGGTGTATATTAATACTTGTCCTCAGGACGACATCACAACTCAAACAAAAACCTTAAAAAGTTTTTTAAAAAAGTTGTTGACAATGAATTGAGGGTTTGATATATTAGAGAAGTCGCTTCGGGCGACAAACTTGAAAAAAGAGTTATCTAATTAACAAGTATGAACCTTGAAAACTGAACAGCAAAACGTCAAGATATAACATCTACAAATCAACTTGTTGGTTTGTGGGAAACGAATCTTCGGATTCAAATGGACATCTTAAAGATGCCAGCAAAGAAATCGAGCTAATCGAATTTCTCTATTATGGAGAGTTTGATCCTGGCTCAGGACGAACGCTGGCGGCGTGCCTAATACATGCAAGTCGAGCGAACGAGGAAGAAACTTGTTTCTTCCTTTGTTAGCGGCGGATGGGTGAGTAACACGTGGGCAACCTGCCCTGTAGTTGGGGATAACTCCGGGAAACCGGGGCTAATACCGAATAATTAGTTCCTTCGCATGAAGGAACTCTGAAAGACGGCTATGCTGTCACTACGGGATGGGCCCGCGGCGCATTAGCTAGTTGGTGAGGTAACGGCTTACCAAGGCGACGATGCGTAGCCGACCTGAGAGGGTGATCGGCCACACTGGGACTGAGACACGGCCCAGACTCCTACGGGAGGCAGCAGTAGGGAATCTTCCACAATGGACGAAAGTCTGATGGAGCAACGCCGCGTGAGCGAAGAAGGTTTTCGGATCGTAAAGCTCTGTTGTGAGGGAAGAACAAGTATAGGAGTAACTGCCTGTACCTTGACGGTACCTCATTAGAAAGCCACGGCTAACTACGTGCCAGCAGCCGCGGTAATACGTAGGTGGCAAGCGTTGTCCGGAATTATTGGGCGTAAAGCGCGCGCAGGCGGCCTTTTAAGTCTGATGTGAAAGCCCACGGCTTAACCGTGGAAGGTCATTGGAAACTGGAAGGCTTGAGTACAGAAGAGGAAAGCGGAATTCCACGTGTAGCGGTGAAATGCGTAGAGATGTGGAGGAACACCAGTGGCGAAGGCGGCTTTCTGGTCTGTAACTGACGCTGAGGCGCGAAAGCATGGGGAGCAAACAGGATTAGATACCCTGGTAGTCCATGCCGTAAACGATGAGTGCTAAGTGTTAGGGGGTTTCCGCCCCTTAGTGCTGGAGCAAACGCATTAAGCACTCCGCCTGGGGAGTACGGCCGCAAGGCTGAAACTCAAAGGAATTGACGGGGACCCGCACAAGCGGTGGAGCATGTGGTTTAATTCGAAGCTACGCGAAGAACCTTACCAGGTCTTGACATCCCGCTGACCGGTATAGAGATATACCTTTCCCTTCGGGGACAGCGGTGACAGGTGGTGCATGGTTGTCGTCAGCTCGTGTCGTGAGATGTTGGGTTAAGTCCCGTAACGAGCGCAACCCTTGACCTTAGTTGCCAGCATTCAGTTGGGCACTCTAAGGTGACTGCCGGTGACAAACCGGAGGAAGGTGGGGATGACGTCAAATCATCATGCCCCTTATGACCTGGGCTACACACGTGCTACAATGGACGGTACAGAGGGTTGCCAACCCGCGAGGGGGAGCTAATCCCATAAAACCGTTCCCAGTTCGGATTGCAGGCTGCAACTCGCCTGCATGAAGCAGGAATCGCTAGTAATCGTGGATCAGCATGCCACGGTGAATACGTTCCCGGGTCTTGTACACACCGCCCGTCACACCACGAGAGTTTGTAACACCCGAAGTCGGTGGGGTAACCCTTTTGGGAGCCAGCCGCCGAAGGTGGGACAGATGATTGGGGTGAAGTCGTAACAAGGTAGCCGTATCGGAAGGTGCGGCTGGATCACCTCCTTTCTAAGGATATTTAACGGAATGAAGAGAAAGTTCTCTTCAACTTGACGTTTTGCGTTCAGTTTTGAGGGTTCATTAACATGAACTTTCATTACTTGTTCTTTGAAAACTGGATAAAACGACATTGAAATAAACACAAATGTAGTAATGTATGAATCAATTGTTGTATATCGCTATACAGCATTGGTTTTAAGGTTAAGTTAGAAAGGGCGCACGGCGGATGCCTTGGCACTAGGAGCCTATGAAGGACGGCACTAACACCGATATGCTCTGGGGAGCTGTAAGTAAGCTTTGATCCAGAGATTTCCGAATGGGGAAACCCACTGTTCGTAATGGAGCAGTACATATACGTGAATACATAGCGTATATGAGGCACACCCGGAGAACTGAAACATCTAAGTACCCGGAGGAAGAGAAAGAAAATCGATTCCCTGAGTAGCGGCGAGCGAAACGGGAACAGCCCAAACCAGGAAGCTTGCTTCCTGGGGTTGTAGGACACTCTATACGGAGTTACAAAGGAATGCATTAGATGAAGCGACCTGGAAAGGTCTGCCATAGTGGGTAATAGCCCCGTAATCAAAAGTGTATTCTCTCCAGAGTGGATCCTGAGTACGACGGAACACGTGAAATTCCGTCGGAATCCGGGAGGACCATCTCCCAAGGCTAAATACTTCCTAGTGACCGATAGTGAACCAGTACCGTGAGGGAAAGGTGAAAAGCACCCCGGAAGGGGAGTGAAATAGATCCTGAAACCGTGTGCCTACAAGTAGTCAGAGCTCGATGCTGTTTCTTCGGAAGTAAGCTGAGTGATGGCGTGCCTTTTGTAGAATGAACCGGCGAGTTACTGATTACATGCAAGGTTAAGCAGAGAATGCGGAGCCGCAGCGAAAGCGAGTCTGAATAGGGCGTTTTAGTATGTAGTCGTAGACCCGAAACCAGGTGATCTACCCATGTCCAGGGTGAAGGTAAGGTAACACTTACTGGAGGCCCGAACCCACGTATGTTGAAAAATGCGGGGATGAGGTGTGGGTAGCGGTGAAATTCCAATCGAACCTGGAGATAGCTGGTTCTCTCCGAAATAGCTTTAGGGCTAGCCTCAAACGTTAGAATCTCGGAGGTAGAGCACTGTTTGGACTAGGGGCCCATCCCGGGTTACCGAATTCAGACAAACTCCGAATGCCGATGATTTTTGTTTGGGAGTCAGACTGCGGGTGATAAGATTCGTAGTCGAGAGGGAAACAACCCAGACCACCAGTTAAGGTCCCCAAGTATTCGTTAAGTGGAAAAGGATGTGGCGTTGCCCAGACAACCAGGATGTTGGCTTAGAAGCAGCCACCATTTAAAGAGTGCGTAATAGCTCACTGGTCGAGTGGCGCTGCGCCGAAAATGTACCGGGGCTAAACGAATCACCGAAACTGTGGATTGACACCTTTGGTGTCAGTGGTAGGAGAGCGTTCTAGGGGCGTCGAAGCTAGACTGTAAGGACTAGTGGAGCGCCTAGAAGTGAGAATGCCGGTATGAGTAGCGAAAGAAGGGTGAGAATCCCTTCCACCGAATGCCTAAGGTTTCCTGAGGAAGGCTCGTCCGCTCAGGGTTAGTCGGGACCTAAGTCGAGGCCGAAAGGCGTAGACGATGGATAACAGGTTGATATTCCTGTACCACCTCCCCGCCGTTTGAGTAATGGGGGGACGCAGTAGGATAGGGTGAGCGCACGGTTGGTAATGTGCGTCTAAGCAGTGAGGTGTGAAACGAGGCAAATCCCGTTTCTATAACATTGAGCTGTGATAGCAAGGGGAATTTTCCCCGGAGTCCCTGATTTCACGCTGCCAAGAAAAGCCTCTAACGAGGCGGGAGGTGCCCGTACCGCAAACCGACACAGGTAGGCGAGGAGAGAATCCTAAGGTGATCGAGAGAACTCTCGTTAAGGAACTCGGCAAAATGACCCCGTAACTTCGGGAGAAGGGGTGCTCTGATAGGGTGTTAAAGCCCGAGAGAGCCGCAGTGAATAGGCCCAGGCGACTGTTTAGCAAAAACACAGGTCTCTGCAAAACCGTAAGGTGACGTATAGGGGCTGACGCCTGCCCGGTGCTGGAAGGTTAAGGGGAGAGGTTAGCGCAAGCGAAGCTTTGAACCGAAGCCCCAGTAAACGGCGGCCGTAACTATAACGGTCCTAAGGTAGCGAAATTCCTTGTCGGGTAAGTTCCGACCCGCACGAAAGGCGTAACGATCTGGGCACTGTCTCAACGAGAGACTCGGTGAAATTATAGTACCTGTGAAGATGCAGGTTACCCGCGACAGGACGGAAAGACCCCGTGGAGCTTTACTGCAACCTGATATTGAATTCTGATGCAGTCTGTACAGGATAGGTAGGAGCCTTTGAAACCGGAGCGCCAGCTTCGGTGGAGGCATTGGTGGGATACTACCCTGACTGTATTGGAATTCTAACCCATGCCCCTTAGCGGGGTAGGAGACAGTGTCAGGCGGGCAGTTTGACTGGGGCGGTCGCCTCCTAAAGAGTAACGGAGGCGCCCAAAGGTTCCCTCAGAATGGTTGGACATCATTCGTAGAGTGCAAAGGCATAAGGGAGCTTGACTGCGAGACCTACAAGTCGAGCAGGGTCGAAAGACGGGCTTAGTGATCCGGTGGTTCCGCATGGAAGGGCCATCGCTCAACGGATAAAAGCTACCCCGGGGATAACAGGCTTATCTCTCCCAAGAGTTCACATCGACGGGGAGGTTTGGCACCTCGATGTCGGCTCATCGCATCCTGGGGCTGTAGTCGGTCCCAAGGGTTGGGCTGTTCGCCCATTAAAGCGGTACGCGAGCTGGGTTCAGAACGTCGTGAGACAGTTCGGTCCCTATCCGTCGCGGGCGCAGGAAATTTGAGAGGAGCTGTCCTTAGTACGAGAGGACCGGGATGGACATACCGCTGGTGTACCAGTTGTCTTGCCAAAGGCATAGCTGGGTAGCTACGTATGGACGGGATAAATGCTGAAAGCATCTAAGCATGAAGCCCCCCTCAAGATGAGATTTCCCATTACGTAAGTAAGTAAAATCCCTCAAAGATGATGAGGTTGATAGGTCCGAGGTGGAAGCATGGCGACATGTGCAGCTGACGGATACTAATCGATTGAGGACTTATCCTTAAATACATGACAGTTTGTGTCATTCAATGTTTTGTTTATCCAGTTTTGAAAGAACAAAAAAACTTTCAAAAAAAGCTTGCATTCATTTGCAAGGTGTGATACAATAAATATTGTCTTGAGTTGATAAAGACAAGCCTAGTCTGGTGGCGATAGCGAAGAGGTCACACCCGTTCCCATACCGAACACGGAAGTTAAGCTCTTCAGCGCCGATGGTAGTTGGGATTAGCCCCTGCAAGAGTAGGACGTTGCCAGTCTTGTGATTTTGATTTGAAATATTACATACGAAACTGACGCATAGATATGCGAGGTTCATCTACTAATAAAAAAACGGAGGATTAGCTCAGCTGGGAGAGCACCTGCCTTACAAGCAGGGGGTCGGCGGTTCGATCCCGTCATCCTCCACCATTACACTTGATGAACGCCGGAGTAGCTCAACTGGTAGAGCAACTGACTTGTAATCAGTAGGTTGAGGGTTCAAGTCCTTTCTCCGGCACCATCTTTTGAGCCATTAGCTCAGTCGGTAGAGCATCTGACTTTTAATCAGAGGGTCACAGGTTCGAATCCTGTATGGCTCACCATTATATGACTTGCCTTCATAATGGAATATGCGGGTGTGGTGGAACTGGCAGACACGCTAGACTTAGGATCTAGTGCCTTCGGGCGTGGGGGTTCGACTCCCTTCACCCGCACTTTACACGCGGAAGTAGTTCAGTGGTAGAATATCACCTTGCCAAGGTGGAGGTCGCGGGTTCGAATCCCGTCTTCCGCTCCATTGACTATGCCGGGGTGGCGGAACTGGCAGACGCACAGGACTTAAAATCCTGCGGTAGGTTTCTACCGTACCGGTTCGATTCCGGTCCTCGGCACTAGTTGTTTTATAGTTGTTAAATAGCGCCCGTAGCTCAATTGGATAGAGCGTCTGACTACGGATCAGAAGGTTATGGGTTCGACTCCTGTCGGGCGCGCCAACTAAATTTAATTCTATTAATTTCGGGAAGTAGCTCAGCTTGGTAGAGCACTTGGTTTGGGACCAAGGGGTCGCAGGTTCGAATCCTGTCTTCCCGACCATTAAGTTTTTAAGAGTTATTTGCTTAAATAACAACGGGGCCTTAGCTCAGCTGGGAGAGCGCCTGCCTTGCACGCAGGAGGTCAGCGGTTCGATCCCGCTAGGCTCCACCAATTAAGTTAATCATCATTACTTTATTACTTTTTAAAATAAGTATAAAAATTCTTCGAGATTTCAATGATATCTTGGCGGCGTAGCTCAGCTGGCTAGAGCGTCCGGTTCATACCCGTAAGGTCGGGGGTTCGACTCCCTCCGCCGCCATTCCTGAGGACCTTTAGCTCAGTTGGTTAGAGCAGACGGCTCATAACCGTCCGGTCGCAGGTTCGAGTCCTGCAAGGTCCATCACTTTAAATATAATTATGGAGGAATACCCAAGCCTGGCTGAAGGGATCGGTCTTGAAAACCGACAGGGGTGTTAAAGCCCGCGGGGGTTCGAATCCCTCTTCCTCCGCCATATTATCTTTGAAGGATGGAAACTAAAGGAATATTAATTAGATCAACACACGAGAAGCATAGAAGAAGCATATAATTTTAACTTATTATCGTGGGGTGGAGCAAATCGCATCACAACGAATGCGATTAACACCAACAGTGACAAAGTCACGAAAGGTGTCAAACACATCATAAACGTTAAAGTTAATTGATATTAATTCATATTATTGTCGCGGGGTGGAGCAGTGGCAGCTCGTCGGGCTCATAATCCGAAGGTCGCAGGTTCAAATCCTGTCCCCGCAACCAAATATTTCAGCTTATATTACCTTTACTAGAAGCATAGAAATTTAATTCAACATAATGTTTTTTATTATCGCGGGGTGGAGCAAATCGCATCACAACGAATGCGATTAACACCGACAGTGACAAAGTCACGAAAGGTGTCAAACACATCATTAGCGTTAAAGTTAATTGATATTAATTCATATTATTGTCGCGGGGTGGAGCAGTGGTAGCTCGTCGGGCTCATAACCCGAAGGTCGTAGGTTCAAATCCTTCCCCCGCAACCAAATGGTCCCGTGGTGTAGCGGTTAACATGCCTGCCTGTCACGCAGGAGATCGCGGGTTCGATTCCCGTCGGGACCGCCATTTTTATAATAAAGGCTTAGTAGCTCAGTCGGTAGAGCAAAGGACTGAAAATCCTTGTGTCGGCGGTTCGATTCCGTCCTAAGCCACCATGTTTTGCGGGTGTAGTTTAATGGCAAAACCTCAGCCTTCCAAGCTGATGATGAGGGTTCGATTCCCTTCACCCGCTCCAATTAGGGGCCTATAGCTCAGCTGGTTAGAGCGCACGCCTGATAAGCGTGAGGTCGGTGGTTCGAGTCCACTTAGGCCCACCATTCCGCAGTAGCTCAGTGGTAGAGCAATCGGCTGTTAACCGATCGGTCGTAGGTTCGAATCCTACCTGCGGAGCCATTTATACGGGGAAGTACTCAAGTGGCTCAAGAGGTGCCCCTGCTAAGGGCATAGATCGCGTAAGCGGTGCGAGGGTTCGAATCCCTCCTTCTCCGCCATAAGTTTGGCCCCTTGGTCAAGCGGTTAAGACACCGCCCTTTCACGGCGGTAACACGGGTTCGAATCCCGTAGGGGTCATACATACTGTTAGTTTCTTATTAGATTAATGAGAAACTAACAGTTTTTTTATGTTTTTTTGTCAAATGAGATGGGTGAAAAATATTTATCTGCCATTTTTTATAACCCAAATACACGGTGCATGACTTTGACAGATTAAGGCATCGTATTTGGATAGCGCTGCTTATAATGCATCACTCTTACTCGCCAAAGAAGTTCTTCGTGACGGCTCTTCCTATGGAAAATCTCAGTCATCTTGTAAAATCTCTTAGGAGTTGCGATTTATAGCTCCCCCAACAAATTATTATAGAACATTTTAACCCCCTTACGCTTAGGTATATAAAATCACTACAATACCAGAGCGTAAGGAGATAATTTATAGTGAAATACTTTAAGCTGCGAAATAGTTAGTCCTGGTCGTCTGTATTATCCGTGATACTTTTTTCAACCATTTGATCCATAAGACGCGGTTCACCTTGCACATCATCGGTGTATGTTGTGTTTTGGGGATCAATAAAATCGGATGGACTATCAGATGTCCCGAATTCCGCCACTTCCTCAAAACTATTTTCATAATCAATTGCACTTGGATCTTGAGTACTTTCAAAAGGATTTTCCATTTCATTTAAAGCCACGTCTTCCTCTACAGATTGTTCGACCAGTTCGGCGTGTTCTATACAGAAAGTTGTATAAGGAACGGTTAACAATCGCTCGTAGGGAATGTCTTTTTGACATACTTCACACTTACCGTAACTTCCATCAGCCATCGCTTTTAGAGCTATGTCAATTTTACGGATATCAGATTCTGCATGTTCATTTAACACTCTATTTTTCTCTATGTCGAATAGAGCTGTCCCCATATCGGCAGGATGGTTATCATACATTGAAAGCTCACCTGATGTTTCTTTAATGCTTTCTTTCTGACTCGTCGTTTCTTCAACCTTCATTGATTGTTCCTTCATTTCCATTAACTCGGTTTTTAAATGTTGTTTTTGTTTATCGTTTAACATTACATCACAACCTTTTAGTATTTTTAAGTAGTATGTCCAATCGCGCTCATTTCACTATATGTGTAGTTTCCTTTATTCGG
This window of the Sporosarcina ureilytica genome carries:
- a CDS encoding iron-containing alcohol dehydrogenase — translated: MNDFTFYNPVKLIFGKGQLSKLAEELPTLGKKVLVVYGGGSIKKNGLYNELMTVLREIGMEIHEFSGVEPNPRISTARKGAAICKEKDIDVILAVGGGSVIDCTKLIACAAKYDGDAWDFVTRKAKPTDALPFGTVLTLAATGSEMNAGSVITNEETQEKYGWGSPFNFPKFSILDPTYTLSVPKDQTIYGIVDMMSHIFEQYFNEATNTPIQDEMCEGVLRAIIEAAPKLVEDLDNYELRKTILLAGTLGLNGFLRLGYQGDWATHEIEHAVSAVYDIPHAGGLAILFPHWMRYNVHVNPNRFAKFAKNVFGVNPEGKTTEEVAFEGINRLSAFWSSIGAPETLKYYGIDDSKISIMAEKATVNGKIGRFNKIGKEDVEEILRASL
- a CDS encoding DMT family transporter, with amino-acid sequence MERPAIHPYIPIVIGVISVALSAIFVKLSTADAGVIAFYRMLFSVLLMLPVFLLKYRWEVSFFKRKDWVYSLIAGIFLAFHFIFWFESLNYTSVASSTVLVTLQPIFAFAGTYFFFKEKVSFKAILSAVVAISGSVIISWGDFKVSGTALYGDILALIGCAFITAYLLFGQDVRKRISLITYTFIVYSISTITLFIYVIIKGESLGPHPSADWFWFIMLALIPNLLGHTLFNWALKWVSTNVISIAILLEPVGASILAYYVFHETLSGSQITGGIVVIMGILLFIVDPRMFRKLKLHKKT
- a CDS encoding TraR/DksA C4-type zinc finger protein, with amino-acid sequence MLNDKQKQHLKTELMEMKEQSMKVEETTSQKESIKETSGELSMYDNHPADMGTALFDIEKNRVLNEHAESDIRKIDIALKAMADGSYGKCEVCQKDIPYERLLTVPYTTFCIEHAELVEQSVEEDVALNEMENPFESTQDPSAIDYENSFEEVAEFGTSDSPSDFIDPQNTTYTDDVQGEPRLMDQMVEKSITDNTDDQD
- a CDS encoding cation diffusion facilitator family transporter; this encodes MKDILQLLKEGNKPSLLAAIVNTIIATLKGVAFFFTGNVAMFAETMHSLGDAANQYFVFIGSALSKKAPTPKFPNGFGRVVNLVCLGAVIVVAIMSYEAIKEGWHHILNPTESSGFLINLSVLGIAIILEFVVLYKAGKEILHEVGIDKGGLAPITTSFKHLNKAKPPTKLVFMEDLVATLGGVLAFIAVLIAHFFGLLAAEGIASILIGLMMFYVVGKIFMENARGAIGETDEEMLDHIAHIVAADDDVKDIQRLEVVKEGEFLHVEVVLEVAPSHTVAYVDDIRDRLMKIILNQKGVQDVIISFDEDDGVRTWTESNKINMNDNSSKFPE
- a CDS encoding MgtC/SapB family protein; protein product: MLGLISETVYPEALFKIIIALGLSLIIGVEREIKKKPIGFKTSAVIATFSCLLTIISIEAAYLVPARTDINVTMDPLRLAAQIVSGVGFLGAGAILRKDNDNITGLTTAAMIWGAASIGIAVGAGFYIEASFAVLSVMLVIEVLAPILSKLGPKRLRQKEAAFTIILLDSENIDKLIQYLESDKMVIENLRIKQMLLNEYVSHKLFFRISTVPKKTTSQLYQELIQLPYVHSVEIDFFS